One genomic region from Reichenbachiella ulvae encodes:
- a CDS encoding T9SS type A sorting domain-containing protein — MMRKAIGLVFILWISTHLAFGQVHNYEWPSSIPKSDFYEIKVIQGGKVYDIHPHLSTPNDEDELITPTDRSPDNGIANYLLDRSMTFGTFAFEGEVWIEVTKKFGSPARRVEIAPKAFGINPTYFDGYRVRFKISHDMSEIAKYISVDFVSPDNRDEAASNPQGEHILNSLMILADKPETNVPDPLSPSVAVFGEDDNLEDANVIYFRKGDYRLIDYYHSVFGQEGQMPYTKNGQIIYLEPGAFVRGAFHGHGYDQIKLRGRGIITGQNYSFHWFRDENDKKDPFINFIGCEDVEIEGVIVENPTHHTIPSSKRTSIKNLKIIGWSYNQDGIRPGGDSVADQIFIKTNDDYDYARDPHVVKNSVFWPTHNGAVGMLGWNDLGSGYAEYINNAYINSETRNVNNNTGIIGSQAKDGMKLRENYLSDLYIEDEHAYLVNATYTLKDELNPGYLNDFTFRNITTEYPFQFTNGVTALQRMNGLTDNWLSGWTFTNLIVDGVLVTFDNHSDYFNINLEGTNGINEDADNFVQNVTFDTEGDLFQLSSSVGVGGQIHPSGLDGEITCIGERDQSVTVVPDEGFRIKRIVVDGVEQFLYGTSSSSDRSQVIYFQDVTDNHSFAVEFEEGDDYFGPSGGVSDLKGVSEQGVIHLSWFDNSNQESEIKVWRKEDAGEYIEIASLAPDAMSYMDIETDAGKSYTYYVESFDVDASLGSTEPLTIESVVLRTDWDNELSVVVYPNPVQSGSQLHLIVEGSNQLNTYELIDIDGRILSKGVLKGKSTVLDIDLRPGLNILKLYTEDGNIISKKLWVE; from the coding sequence ATGATGAGAAAAGCAATAGGTCTGGTTTTTATTCTTTGGATATCTACTCATTTGGCCTTTGGTCAAGTTCATAATTATGAGTGGCCGAGTTCAATACCAAAATCAGATTTTTATGAAATTAAGGTAATACAAGGTGGGAAAGTTTATGATATCCACCCACATTTATCTACCCCAAATGACGAGGATGAATTGATCACACCGACAGATCGGTCTCCTGACAATGGAATAGCTAATTATTTACTCGATCGAAGTATGACCTTTGGAACTTTTGCCTTTGAAGGAGAGGTTTGGATCGAAGTAACAAAGAAGTTTGGTTCTCCCGCTAGACGAGTAGAGATTGCTCCAAAGGCTTTTGGTATAAACCCCACATATTTTGATGGTTATCGAGTACGATTCAAAATATCTCATGATATGAGTGAAATAGCGAAGTATATCAGCGTAGATTTTGTTTCTCCTGATAATAGAGATGAGGCAGCATCTAATCCGCAAGGTGAACATATTCTCAATAGTCTCATGATTCTTGCTGATAAGCCTGAGACCAATGTACCAGACCCTTTAAGTCCAAGTGTTGCTGTGTTTGGAGAGGATGATAATTTAGAAGATGCTAATGTAATCTACTTTCGAAAGGGTGATTATCGTTTGATTGATTATTACCATTCAGTTTTTGGCCAAGAGGGGCAAATGCCTTACACGAAAAACGGCCAGATTATCTATCTGGAACCAGGGGCATTTGTTCGTGGTGCCTTTCACGGGCATGGATATGATCAAATCAAATTGAGGGGCAGAGGAATAATTACTGGCCAGAATTATAGCTTCCACTGGTTCAGAGACGAAAATGACAAGAAAGATCCTTTTATCAATTTTATTGGCTGTGAGGATGTAGAGATAGAAGGTGTAATCGTAGAGAACCCTACACACCACACTATACCTTCGAGCAAGCGTACTAGTATCAAAAATTTGAAAATTATTGGTTGGTCGTACAATCAAGATGGTATACGTCCTGGTGGCGATAGTGTGGCAGATCAGATTTTTATCAAGACCAATGATGATTATGACTATGCGAGAGATCCTCATGTGGTGAAAAATTCAGTTTTCTGGCCCACACACAATGGAGCAGTGGGGATGTTAGGGTGGAATGATTTGGGGAGTGGTTATGCTGAGTATATAAATAATGCCTATATCAACAGTGAAACACGAAACGTTAACAACAATACTGGAATCATAGGTTCACAAGCCAAAGATGGGATGAAACTAAGAGAAAATTACCTCTCAGACCTCTACATAGAAGACGAACATGCCTATCTGGTGAACGCTACCTATACACTCAAGGACGAATTGAACCCAGGATATCTTAACGATTTTACTTTTAGGAATATAACCACGGAATACCCGTTTCAGTTTACCAATGGCGTGACTGCCTTGCAGCGAATGAATGGCTTGACTGATAATTGGTTGTCAGGATGGACTTTCACTAATTTGATTGTTGATGGTGTATTGGTGACCTTCGATAATCACTCGGACTATTTCAATATAAACCTAGAAGGGACAAACGGAATTAATGAGGATGCTGATAATTTTGTTCAAAATGTTACTTTCGACACTGAGGGAGACTTGTTTCAACTGTCTTCGTCTGTGGGTGTTGGTGGGCAAATTCATCCTTCAGGTTTGGATGGAGAGATAACCTGTATCGGCGAGAGAGATCAATCCGTGACAGTAGTTCCAGATGAAGGTTTTAGAATTAAGCGAATAGTTGTGGATGGAGTGGAGCAATTCTTATATGGAACATCATCTTCAAGTGATCGTTCTCAAGTTATCTATTTTCAGGATGTGACAGATAATCATTCTTTTGCGGTGGAGTTTGAAGAAGGTGATGATTATTTTGGCCCTTCGGGTGGGGTAAGTGATCTGAAAGGAGTGTCTGAGCAAGGAGTGATTCATCTGTCGTGGTTTGATAACTCGAATCAAGAGTCTGAAATAAAGGTGTGGCGCAAAGAAGATGCTGGTGAATATATAGAAATTGCCAGCTTAGCCCCTGATGCGATGAGTTACATGGATATTGAAACCGACGCGGGAAAAAGCTACACATACTATGTTGAATCCTTCGATGTAGACGCTTCTTTGGGTTCTACTGAGCCTTTGACTATAGAATCTGTGGTATTAAGGACAGATTGGGACAATGAACTGTCTGTAGTTGTTTATCCAAACCCCGTACAATCAGGTTCGCAATTACATTTGATAGTTGAGGGATCTAATCAGCTCAATACGTATGAATTGATTGATATAGATGGTAGAATTTTGAGCAAAGGAGTGCTGAAGGGTAAATCAACTGTGCTAGACATTGATCTTCGACCTGGATTAAATATTCTTAAACTCTACACTGAGGACGGTAATATCATAAGCAAGAAACTTTGGGTAGAATAG
- a CDS encoding glycoside hydrolase family 43 protein, translating to MTKNLILILGALIGLSACSNPKKNKIESTNTFSYQNPISSGIDPNGLRDCQVLRDGDWWYMTGTSYPHWLRQEKDGNLNKGVALYKSKDLLNWEFVDYIVKQGGPDKWYYRRFWAPEIQKIGGKYYALFNARNDEMGYKGQHPGYAVADQIEGPYTMVTEDKPLCNGNDLTFFEDDDQKVYAFWNRGREFGIGFAQIDLETATFLSEPTSAIQPAQVDYEKDDTGEIVMEANYDGTALRPKVAKYYDWDAIGIEGAYVIKEKDKYYLFYSSWTRGYEIGYATADQITGPWTKYEKNPFYGAQSKATCEKNGLDFTGDPNTPFVAVGHNEIFTGPDGRRWLSCHGIVEGQQPMLVIDPIWFDKQGNVQSDGPTYTEQSIEW from the coding sequence ATGACTAAAAATTTAATATTAATTTTAGGTGCTTTGATTGGACTCAGCGCCTGCTCAAATCCTAAAAAGAACAAGATTGAAAGCACAAATACATTCAGCTATCAAAATCCAATTTCTTCTGGTATTGATCCCAATGGCCTGCGTGACTGCCAGGTACTGCGCGATGGAGACTGGTGGTATATGACCGGAACTTCCTATCCTCACTGGCTTAGACAAGAAAAAGACGGAAACCTCAACAAAGGAGTCGCATTATATAAATCCAAAGACCTGCTCAACTGGGAGTTTGTGGATTATATCGTCAAACAAGGTGGTCCTGACAAATGGTACTACCGTAGGTTCTGGGCACCGGAGATTCAGAAAATCGGAGGAAAGTATTACGCACTTTTCAATGCCCGAAATGATGAGATGGGCTACAAAGGGCAGCATCCTGGATATGCGGTAGCGGATCAAATCGAGGGGCCATACACGATGGTGACAGAAGACAAACCACTTTGCAATGGAAATGATCTGACCTTCTTCGAAGATGATGACCAAAAAGTATATGCTTTTTGGAATAGAGGCCGTGAATTTGGGATTGGCTTTGCTCAGATTGATTTAGAGACTGCCACATTCTTATCAGAACCAACTTCTGCGATTCAACCCGCTCAGGTGGATTATGAAAAAGATGATACTGGAGAAATCGTGATGGAAGCCAACTATGATGGTACAGCTCTCAGACCAAAAGTCGCCAAATACTACGACTGGGACGCCATCGGTATAGAAGGAGCCTATGTGATCAAAGAAAAGGACAAATATTACCTCTTCTACTCCAGCTGGACTCGTGGCTATGAGATTGGCTATGCGACAGCAGACCAAATCACAGGACCGTGGACGAAGTATGAAAAAAACCCATTTTATGGTGCTCAAAGCAAAGCCACTTGTGAGAAAAACGGCCTTGATTTTACCGGAGATCCCAACACTCCATTTGTAGCAGTGGGACATAACGAAATATTCACCGGACCTGATGGACGCAGGTGGTTGTCCTGTCACGGTATCGTAGAAGGTCAGCAACCGATGCTAGTCATCGATCCTATATGGTTTGACAAACAAGGTAATGTACAATCTGATGGACCAACTTACACCGAGCAATCAATAGAGTGGTAA
- a CDS encoding carbohydrate-binding protein: protein MKQLTMNGKAVCMAFLMMLVAHWVAAQLTTYGPIPGFTGYSSSRYDVRVKEASGAFQNSHVHHLVSTSSNMTDSHWSTFSYGGAGLVEVEITFNNGNINSYEFRPTHVSQVVQSGNKLNFKIASNKYVSVIINGNMNHPIFIFCDPAETQVPNPSGADVYFVAGGSSSLNNPLTIRDIGSKKIVYFGPGEHFINESDTHGYTPQSGNQAFFVCANNGNRIEGNQIEQIYIHGEAIVHGNIRATRAENLIINGRGILEGEDTYGYSSGDYFSSQILSSAINMAAYKDQASIFIPDMNQTVDGITSILPRKYNIQVGTGALVRNCKMFAYHQTTDGIGVEANSVVRNNFMKVNDDALKLYQDDCLFENNYIWHQMNGAAMMLGWDKEEGDDILVKNTYLLACDMYRAGYFNEGFWANQSIISWLKHFPSPDDPMDLRDNIVIDGINNQDMPDDIGFIRLLAIAMDGQMGGGGAGSLNMTIKNVSFGEEDDDTPSYVGAASGHFSNVTFENVYRDGNCMDQSNVSARGSGSVSISGSCGSVSNYTISVTQTANGNVAPGTVTVSQGSSQSFSITPNSGYQVSDVLVDGSSVGAVSSYNFSNVNSNHSITATFTGVSSGNAPVAGSTVWIKNVATGLYLNTQSTADFAVVSGTNSPNSSAEWEVEKTGTYYRFKHVEAAKRMRPENTNNGSSIQLGKSNWTGNWTQWALVNEGNDRFRLVNKFTGKHLRFVSATEGSNAEQAPTSDASSSTLWVFEDPSIGAGTNAYQTWQAESSDADSGGLTTSTWCQPHIGQIDGGEWIRFDQLNFGSGSASFTVHATAGYERPGSYVEIRLDSPSGTLAGSVEVTNTGGWCSYTDFTANLNASGLQDVYVVFVGSTDIYDLDWISFSQNGGARVMDGSGSPSEPAEMMIYPNPASDVFHIRVKGIEGPYHLELINLSGSRIYSDWQSGGETLLSATQLNLKGVMIAKVTSEDRVWISRLVIR, encoded by the coding sequence ATGAAACAATTAACAATGAATGGGAAGGCGGTTTGTATGGCCTTCCTTATGATGTTGGTTGCCCATTGGGTAGCTGCTCAGTTGACCACCTACGGCCCGATTCCTGGATTCACAGGGTATAGCTCTAGCCGCTATGATGTCAGGGTCAAAGAAGCTTCAGGTGCTTTTCAGAATAGTCATGTGCATCATCTGGTGTCTACCAGTAGTAATATGACGGATAGCCATTGGTCCACATTTTCCTATGGAGGAGCTGGACTGGTAGAGGTGGAAATTACCTTTAATAATGGCAATATCAACAGTTATGAGTTCCGCCCCACTCATGTAAGTCAGGTGGTTCAATCAGGAAATAAACTCAATTTCAAAATTGCATCTAATAAGTATGTTTCGGTGATAATCAATGGAAACATGAATCACCCCATCTTTATTTTTTGTGATCCTGCAGAGACGCAAGTACCTAATCCAAGTGGAGCTGACGTGTATTTTGTTGCCGGTGGTAGTAGCTCTTTGAATAATCCACTGACCATTAGGGATATTGGAAGTAAGAAGATTGTATATTTCGGCCCTGGAGAACATTTTATCAATGAGTCTGATACTCATGGTTATACTCCTCAGAGTGGAAACCAAGCATTCTTCGTTTGCGCCAATAATGGCAATCGGATCGAAGGGAACCAAATTGAACAGATTTATATTCATGGAGAGGCCATCGTGCATGGCAATATCCGAGCCACCAGAGCAGAAAACTTGATCATTAATGGTCGGGGAATTCTGGAGGGAGAAGATACCTATGGTTATTCCAGTGGTGATTACTTCTCATCACAGATTCTGAGTTCGGCTATCAATATGGCGGCTTATAAGGATCAGGCCAGTATTTTCATTCCTGACATGAATCAAACGGTGGACGGAATTACTAGTATTTTACCAAGGAAATATAATATCCAGGTAGGAACTGGAGCATTGGTGCGTAACTGCAAAATGTTTGCCTATCATCAGACGACTGATGGAATAGGTGTAGAAGCGAATTCCGTAGTTCGAAACAATTTCATGAAGGTGAATGATGATGCGCTCAAGCTCTATCAGGACGACTGCTTGTTCGAGAATAATTACATCTGGCATCAGATGAATGGTGCCGCTATGATGCTTGGCTGGGATAAGGAAGAAGGGGATGATATTCTCGTAAAAAACACCTATTTGTTAGCTTGTGACATGTATCGTGCCGGGTATTTCAATGAAGGTTTCTGGGCCAACCAATCTATCATCAGTTGGCTCAAACATTTTCCTTCGCCAGATGATCCTATGGATCTGAGGGACAACATCGTCATCGACGGGATCAACAACCAGGACATGCCGGATGATATAGGTTTCATCCGCCTACTCGCCATTGCAATGGATGGACAGATGGGCGGCGGTGGAGCTGGTAGTCTAAATATGACCATAAAAAATGTCTCTTTCGGAGAGGAGGATGATGATACACCAAGCTATGTGGGTGCGGCTTCTGGACATTTCTCGAATGTGACTTTTGAAAATGTATATCGAGACGGTAACTGCATGGATCAAAGCAATGTGAGTGCAAGAGGATCTGGTAGTGTTTCGATCAGTGGCAGTTGTGGTAGCGTTAGTAATTATACCATCTCCGTGACGCAAACTGCTAATGGTAACGTTGCTCCAGGTACTGTAACAGTTAGTCAGGGAAGTTCACAGAGTTTTAGTATTACTCCTAATAGTGGATATCAGGTGAGCGATGTATTAGTCGATGGTAGTTCAGTGGGAGCGGTGAGTAGTTACAATTTTAGCAACGTGAATTCCAATCACAGCATTACGGCTACATTTACTGGAGTTAGTTCAGGCAATGCACCAGTAGCAGGATCTACAGTTTGGATCAAAAATGTAGCAACTGGATTATATCTGAATACCCAAAGTACAGCAGATTTTGCAGTGGTATCAGGTACCAATAGTCCAAATAGCTCTGCAGAATGGGAGGTCGAAAAAACCGGCACATACTATCGATTCAAGCATGTAGAAGCAGCCAAAAGAATGCGGCCTGAAAACACGAATAATGGCTCAAGCATTCAATTAGGTAAGAGCAATTGGACAGGGAACTGGACACAATGGGCTTTGGTGAATGAAGGCAATGACCGTTTTCGTCTGGTCAACAAATTCACAGGCAAGCATTTGAGATTTGTATCTGCTACGGAAGGTTCTAATGCAGAACAAGCTCCGACCAGTGATGCGAGTAGCAGTACCTTATGGGTTTTTGAAGATCCATCGATAGGAGCTGGAACGAATGCCTATCAAACCTGGCAAGCAGAAAGTAGTGATGCTGATTCAGGAGGACTGACTACTTCTACCTGGTGCCAACCCCATATTGGACAAATCGATGGAGGTGAATGGATTCGATTTGATCAGCTGAACTTCGGTTCTGGTTCTGCGTCCTTTACCGTACATGCTACGGCCGGATACGAACGTCCTGGTTCCTATGTCGAAATCAGATTAGATTCTCCTTCTGGCACTTTGGCAGGATCGGTGGAAGTGACGAATACAGGTGGCTGGTGCAGCTACACAGACTTTACTGCCAACTTGAACGCCAGCGGATTACAAGATGTATATGTAGTCTTTGTAGGAAGCACTGATATCTATGATTTGGACTGGATTTCTTTCAGTCAGAATGGTGGTGCTCGGGTTATGGATGGGAGTGGATCACCCTCAGAGCCAGCAGAGATGATGATATACCCAAACCCTGCATCTGATGTGTTTCACATTCGAGTTAAGGGAATAGAGGGACCTTATCATCTGGAGTTGATCAATCTATCTGGTTCCAGAATTTATAGCGATTGGCAAAGTGGAGGAGAAACTCTGTTGTCAGCCACTCAATTGAATCTGAAAGGAGTAATGATTGCTAAAGTGACCAGTGAAGATCGAGTTTGGATATCTAGATTGGTAATTAGATAG
- a CDS encoding RagB/SusD family nutrient uptake outer membrane protein — MKNKIYKISIGLLSIWFMAACTDLNPVFKDKIASENFFQTESDFEQATAACYGQLQTLSWFGYWFTTSQNSDETCTPSREGGGWDDGGTHRNMELHDVQPEQGWPINGVWNNMMSAIAVINSSINGLSAASADETVKSKYLAEMRTLRAYFYWLAIDLYGDIPLVLEAQDANDPMGNTPRSETVQFLLEELDWVLGQDIPEGYVSNPSWFPRVTKTTAKAIKAKILINAGVYTGTERYAETLDLLEEILNTDQESALYGGNYFDLFGVNNENRTDEFVFYADLSPTDMSTNYGNFWPHFSFHGALTQKYSMAGGPWGGISIENHFYQSFDANDQRREGILVGPQSFDDGSPLYEDPNAASPVQLDLNPVFPLRNAPANAGGRIAKWETDPTAINNRMHNGWPIIRHADLLLMAAECELRVNGTSAAADAYVNQVRARAFEPDMPLSNVTLDDVFDERGFELYTEGHRRMDQIRFDKWDIGDFAGDAEYNDASTTTVWPIPEFALNANKNLNQNDGYGN; from the coding sequence ATGAAAAATAAAATATATAAGATATCGATTGGCCTGCTATCCATTTGGTTTATGGCAGCCTGTACGGATTTGAACCCCGTATTTAAGGACAAGATTGCTTCGGAGAACTTTTTCCAAACAGAGTCTGATTTTGAACAGGCCACAGCTGCTTGTTATGGTCAGTTACAAACCTTGAGTTGGTTTGGTTATTGGTTCACCACTTCGCAAAATTCTGATGAAACCTGTACTCCTTCTAGAGAAGGTGGAGGATGGGACGATGGTGGTACTCACAGAAATATGGAGTTACACGATGTTCAACCCGAACAAGGTTGGCCTATCAATGGCGTGTGGAACAACATGATGAGTGCCATTGCCGTGATTAACTCCTCCATCAATGGTTTGAGTGCTGCTTCGGCGGATGAAACAGTTAAGTCTAAATATTTGGCAGAGATGCGTACACTTAGGGCTTATTTCTATTGGTTGGCCATCGATTTGTACGGTGATATCCCGTTGGTATTGGAGGCTCAGGATGCCAACGATCCAATGGGGAATACACCTCGGTCAGAGACTGTACAATTCTTATTAGAAGAGTTGGATTGGGTATTGGGTCAGGATATACCAGAGGGCTATGTGAGTAATCCTAGCTGGTTCCCAAGGGTCACGAAAACAACAGCCAAAGCCATCAAGGCTAAAATCCTGATCAATGCTGGTGTGTATACAGGCACTGAGCGATATGCCGAAACCTTAGACTTGTTGGAGGAAATACTGAATACAGATCAGGAAAGCGCACTTTATGGAGGAAATTATTTCGATTTGTTTGGAGTGAATAATGAAAACAGGACGGATGAATTTGTCTTCTATGCAGACTTATCACCAACTGATATGTCAACAAACTATGGCAATTTTTGGCCTCACTTCAGCTTTCATGGAGCCTTGACTCAAAAGTATTCGATGGCAGGTGGACCCTGGGGTGGGATTTCTATCGAAAACCATTTTTATCAAAGTTTTGATGCCAATGATCAAAGAAGGGAAGGAATTCTTGTTGGACCTCAGAGCTTTGATGACGGGTCTCCTTTGTACGAAGATCCCAATGCAGCATCTCCCGTGCAATTGGATTTGAATCCGGTTTTTCCACTCAGAAATGCTCCAGCGAATGCAGGTGGTCGCATTGCGAAGTGGGAGACAGATCCTACTGCGATCAACAATCGCATGCACAATGGCTGGCCTATCATCAGACATGCTGATCTTTTGCTAATGGCTGCTGAGTGTGAGCTGCGTGTCAATGGAACGTCTGCAGCGGCGGATGCATATGTCAATCAGGTAAGAGCAAGGGCTTTTGAACCTGATATGCCTTTGAGCAATGTGACTTTGGATGACGTTTTTGATGAAAGAGGTTTTGAGCTTTATACAGAAGGTCATCGTCGCATGGATCAAATTAGATTTGATAAGTGGGACATCGGTGATTTTGCTGGAGATGCTGAGTACAATGATGCCTCTACCACTACTGTGTGGCCAATCCCAGAATTTGCACTCAATGCGAATAAAAACCTGAATCAAAATGATGGTTATGGCAACTAA
- a CDS encoding DUF916 domain-containing protein, with translation MRNNLFLCITIFLLACSSENKDANPEITVQFIVTATAMSEANENKQITLNLSNTVGSNEEIVVSVNSNDATINSDYTLDPISLDQKILLPVDSGSEEVSFQISTIDNETIEEDKYLEFEISSVSDGLIIGNRDKLTLRIENDDREETTGEPDDLSAFQDLELPAGIQYLNQFEWQSAEGKLTLLESLNFSDQSDQDNDQEGFYWTLPSKIKEVVIAANVTITGGFRTQAEVIIRGEDRETSRIFGTDSKNWALGPNGETDSSCGNRAGDDRAHDCEKWQYGAVSPTVFGSTYPIHVQSLTIENARTYAITAFNNPVMVDNVHIINTRPAKTDGNDYRSNSDGIGGGEGSVVTNTLIDTWDDGIKLYKDFTVKNVTIIHNANGAPLQLGWGAKDPTIHTIENVKIIPADSGPAKHNLAMISASLTSGSVDATLNIKGAGLFADYSGRTGLQIRTGDPLPYVWLKSADAKVKLVLDTDANAELKAPATVMGEGSATLQDFCEGNNNWAFEMKCGTEVATGAGF, from the coding sequence ATGAGAAACAATCTTTTTTTATGCATTACTATTTTTCTGCTAGCCTGTAGTTCAGAAAATAAAGATGCCAACCCAGAAATCACTGTTCAGTTCATTGTTACAGCTACTGCAATGAGCGAAGCAAATGAAAATAAACAAATCACATTGAATCTATCCAATACTGTTGGTTCGAATGAAGAAATAGTAGTTAGCGTCAATAGTAATGATGCAACTATAAATTCAGATTACACACTAGATCCCATCTCACTGGATCAAAAAATATTGTTACCTGTAGATTCAGGTTCTGAAGAAGTCAGTTTTCAGATCTCAACGATTGACAATGAAACAATAGAAGAAGACAAATACCTTGAATTTGAAATATCATCAGTATCCGATGGCTTGATTATTGGCAATAGGGATAAACTCACCCTTAGAATTGAAAATGATGACAGGGAAGAAACTACAGGTGAACCAGATGACCTAAGTGCCTTTCAAGATTTAGAATTGCCAGCCGGTATCCAATACCTCAATCAATTCGAATGGCAATCTGCTGAAGGAAAATTAACCCTATTAGAATCTTTAAATTTCAGCGATCAAAGTGATCAGGACAATGATCAGGAAGGGTTCTATTGGACTTTACCATCAAAAATCAAGGAAGTAGTCATTGCAGCAAATGTGACCATCACCGGTGGATTTAGAACCCAGGCTGAGGTAATCATCCGAGGAGAGGATCGTGAGACCAGCCGCATCTTTGGTACCGATTCGAAAAACTGGGCACTGGGTCCCAATGGTGAAACAGATTCCAGCTGCGGCAATCGTGCCGGAGACGACCGTGCGCACGACTGTGAAAAATGGCAGTATGGAGCTGTAAGCCCTACGGTGTTTGGCTCTACCTACCCCATCCACGTCCAAAGCCTGACGATCGAAAATGCCCGCACTTATGCCATCACTGCTTTTAACAATCCCGTCATGGTGGACAATGTTCACATTATCAACACTAGACCAGCTAAAACGGATGGTAATGACTATCGCTCCAACAGCGACGGCATAGGTGGTGGAGAAGGATCTGTGGTCACCAATACGCTGATTGACACCTGGGATGACGGCATCAAACTATACAAGGACTTCACAGTCAAAAATGTCACCATCATCCACAATGCCAATGGAGCCCCACTACAACTTGGCTGGGGTGCCAAAGACCCAACCATACACACCATCGAAAATGTGAAAATCATCCCTGCAGACAGTGGGCCAGCCAAACACAATCTGGCGATGATCTCCGCCTCTCTCACCAGCGGATCAGTAGATGCCACGCTTAACATCAAAGGAGCAGGTCTCTTTGCCGATTACAGCGGTAGAACCGGATTACAAATTCGCACCGGAGATCCATTGCCCTATGTTTGGCTAAAAAGTGCTGATGCCAAGGTGAAGCTCGTACTAGATACCGATGCAAACGCTGAACTAAAAGCACCCGCAACTGTCATGGGAGAAGGTAGTGCTACACTGCAAGACTTTTGCGAAGGAAATAACAACTGGGCCTTTGAAATGAAATGTGGGACAGAGGTAGCAACTGGAGCAGGGTTCTAA